In Etheostoma cragini isolate CJK2018 chromosome 9, CSU_Ecrag_1.0, whole genome shotgun sequence, the following are encoded in one genomic region:
- the tmem44 gene encoding transmembrane protein 44 isoform X2 has protein sequence MLLCFWRLSLQHRCCRCFFLVGLPRNAKNIFAINMGGRSLTLEAQTGGNLITFYSLVQFCVDSVATCFSHGADKLCVPIGLSFLSALLLLLSCFLLVYQRCTFRGGNAGDTITFLYSLLGNMCSTTGAILSRQLHIQVLMSAFAAAVDAVSFLACCFPVLLCWNSKAERRLRKMRGRRRQHLLAVCVLMVVAGGFLKSTVSQPADRPLSARRPLHAAPQNNTEILGYMLGLLSCVIACTSRFPALCRAYRGRTLTRAYMFSGLLCSLAGSLYAAAILLYDTQLSFLLRVMPWLLSAICCVILDLLILVIYWWKRGTRQKLTFFSLDTESLLGGSAAPHEDNSVMKRQRKQQVHSSARTKTENVQKMTEMGHYMDVSYQPAKKEVKLSKEEVEDRPLNRTVEVGSFGSSDNSCDSSQVSSDLEVGGSPV, from the exons ATGCTCCTGTGTTTCTGGCGGCTCTCCTTGCAGCACAGGTGTTGCAGGTGTTTTTTTCTAGTAGGCTTACCACGAAATGCAAAAAACATATTCGCAATTAATATGGGGGGACGTTCATTGACCCTAGAAGCACAGACGGGAGGAAATCTCATCACTTTCTACAGTTTGGTACAATTTTGCGTCGATTCAGTCGCAACCTGTTTCTCTCATGGCGCAGACAAACTTTGCGTCCCCATCGGTCTCAGCTTCCTGTCTGCGCTGCTTTTACtgctttcatgttttct GCTCGTGTATCAGAGGTGCACATTTCGGGGCGGGAATGCAGGAGACACCATCACTTTCCTCTACAGCCTCCTCGGTAACATGTGCAGCACAACTGGAGCCATTCTGTCCAGACAGCTGCACATTCAG GTTTTGATGAGTgcttttgctgctgctgttgatgcTGTCAGTTTTCTGGCATGCTGTTTTCCTGTGCTGCTGTGCTGGAACTCAAAGGCAG AAAGGAGGCTGAGGAAGATGAGGGGGCGGAGGAGACAGCACCtccttgctgtgtgtgtattgatgGTGGTTGCAGGAGGTTTTCTGAAGTCCACTGTGAGTCAGCCAGCAGACAGGCCTCTCAGCGCGAGGAGACCGCTGCATGCCGCCCCGCAA AACAACACTGAAATCCTGGGTTACATGCTTGGTCTGCTATCCTGTGTGATCGCCTGTACCTCCAGGTTCCCTGCACTTTGCAGAGCA TACAGAGGACGGACGTTGACCAGGGCCTACATGTTCTCTGGACTGCTGTGCTCACTAGCTGGTTCACTCTATGCTGCTGCCATACTCCTCTACGACACTCAGTTGTCGTTTCTCTTAAGAGTCATGCCGTGGCTGCTGTCGGCAATATGCTGTGTCATCCTGGACCTTCTT ATTCTTGTCATCTACTGGTGGAAGAGGGGGACCAGACAGAAgcttacctttttttctttagacaCAGAGAGCCTTTTAGGTGGCTCGGCCGCCCCCCACGAGGATAACTCTGTcatgaagagacagagaaaacagcAAGTTCATTCATCAGCACGAACAAAA acagaaaatgtcCAGAAGATGACTGAGATGGGCCATTATATGGATGTCAGTTATCAACCTGCAAAGAAA gAGGTGAAGTTGTCcaaggaggaagtggaggacCGGCCTCTTAACAGGACGGTGGAAGTCGGCAGTTTCGGCTCTTCAGATAACTCCTGTGACTCTTCACAAGTCAGCTCAGATCTGGAGGTGGGTGGGAGCCCTGTTTAG
- the tmem44 gene encoding transmembrane protein 44 isoform X1, with translation MLLCFWRLSLQHRCCRCFFLVGLPRNAKNIFAINMGGRSLTLEAQTGGNLITFYSLVQFCVDSVATCFSHGADKLCVPIGLSFLSALLLLLSCFLLVYQRCTFRGGNAGDTITFLYSLLGNMCSTTGAILSRQLHIQVLMSAFAAAVDAVSFLACCFPVLLCWNSKAERRLRKMRGRRRQHLLAVCVLMVVAGGFLKSTVSQPADRPLSARRPLHAAPQNNTEILGYMLGLLSCVIACTSRFPALCRAYRGRTLTRAYMFSGLLCSLAGSLYAAAILLYDTQLSFLLRVMPWLLSAICCVILDLLILVIYWWKRGTRQKLTFFSLDTESLLGGSAAPHEDNSVMKRQRKQQVHSSARTKTENVQKMTEMGHYMDVSYQPAKKEVKLSKEEVEDRPLNRTVEVGSFGSSDNSCDSSQVSSDLEWDFEEAIAQWSEPTAKQEVDEFPHQEWPTNPKPFNICTCAMFRLPQKTLSGTEEDESVFSGSLAK, from the exons ATGCTCCTGTGTTTCTGGCGGCTCTCCTTGCAGCACAGGTGTTGCAGGTGTTTTTTTCTAGTAGGCTTACCACGAAATGCAAAAAACATATTCGCAATTAATATGGGGGGACGTTCATTGACCCTAGAAGCACAGACGGGAGGAAATCTCATCACTTTCTACAGTTTGGTACAATTTTGCGTCGATTCAGTCGCAACCTGTTTCTCTCATGGCGCAGACAAACTTTGCGTCCCCATCGGTCTCAGCTTCCTGTCTGCGCTGCTTTTACtgctttcatgttttct GCTCGTGTATCAGAGGTGCACATTTCGGGGCGGGAATGCAGGAGACACCATCACTTTCCTCTACAGCCTCCTCGGTAACATGTGCAGCACAACTGGAGCCATTCTGTCCAGACAGCTGCACATTCAG GTTTTGATGAGTgcttttgctgctgctgttgatgcTGTCAGTTTTCTGGCATGCTGTTTTCCTGTGCTGCTGTGCTGGAACTCAAAGGCAG AAAGGAGGCTGAGGAAGATGAGGGGGCGGAGGAGACAGCACCtccttgctgtgtgtgtattgatgGTGGTTGCAGGAGGTTTTCTGAAGTCCACTGTGAGTCAGCCAGCAGACAGGCCTCTCAGCGCGAGGAGACCGCTGCATGCCGCCCCGCAA AACAACACTGAAATCCTGGGTTACATGCTTGGTCTGCTATCCTGTGTGATCGCCTGTACCTCCAGGTTCCCTGCACTTTGCAGAGCA TACAGAGGACGGACGTTGACCAGGGCCTACATGTTCTCTGGACTGCTGTGCTCACTAGCTGGTTCACTCTATGCTGCTGCCATACTCCTCTACGACACTCAGTTGTCGTTTCTCTTAAGAGTCATGCCGTGGCTGCTGTCGGCAATATGCTGTGTCATCCTGGACCTTCTT ATTCTTGTCATCTACTGGTGGAAGAGGGGGACCAGACAGAAgcttacctttttttctttagacaCAGAGAGCCTTTTAGGTGGCTCGGCCGCCCCCCACGAGGATAACTCTGTcatgaagagacagagaaaacagcAAGTTCATTCATCAGCACGAACAAAA acagaaaatgtcCAGAAGATGACTGAGATGGGCCATTATATGGATGTCAGTTATCAACCTGCAAAGAAA gAGGTGAAGTTGTCcaaggaggaagtggaggacCGGCCTCTTAACAGGACGGTGGAAGTCGGCAGTTTCGGCTCTTCAGATAACTCCTGTGACTCTTCACAAGTCAGCTCAGATCTGGAG TGGGATTTTGAAGAGGCTATTGCCCAGTGGAGTGAACCAACAGCAAAACAGGAGGTGGATGAGTTTCCACATCAGGAGTGGCCAACAAATCCCAAACCCTTTAACATCTGCACCTGTGCCATGTTTAGACTCCCACAGAAAACTCTGTCTGGTACAGAAGAGGATGAAAGTGTCTTCTCTGGAAGCTTGGCAAAATGA